The window ATAATCTATAtcattttattacatttataTCATTAAACACATTTATTGATCATATTGAATTCGATATTTAGTATTAAAAACGTTTAAAAAATGACATCAACAGTGAATGTTAAGAGAGCTTAGATGCGACCTTCGATCCTTTCAAGTGTAGTCGTAGTTGTAATTGACGTTTTtaaatgataattttaaaattcggCAACAAATGTCGGTGGTATGCCTGCGTCGATTAACATGTTATCTTCTTTATTCATGTAAACATCGATTGATTGGCGTGTCCAGTTTACTCGTTGCCGATCAATTACATTCAGTGGAAATCGATTTGTCATAATTTAATTCCCAAACCTTTCGTGTGCTTTCTATCATATTTGTGTGCTCGTATTAAGTTGAAAATACTTTCCTTCTCAACGGAACCGAGTTGCTCCGTTCCAAACTATTGTTCCATTATTATGCTGCATATATTAGCTTGATGGTTAGCGGCCCCCTTTGTCGCTACCGCTTCGATCGGCGTCTTATCGCCGTTTTCACGTGGCTACCGATTACCagtattggattctttcggcTGGCGCCCAACGTGGGGCACGAAATGAACTCGCGATATGAAATTAACCACGTTTTTTAACGCGTTTATTTGGGTTACTTTTTACAACGGCAACGTTAATGGAAGCGGCAACGGTAACGGAACGGTAACAGGGGGTTAAAAAATTCCGTGAtctctcgcggtcgcttctGGAATCCAAGTCCCTTCTCCGATCACGCTTActcgcgcgcaggccgatcgggcgaggaccttcacccggtcggcctggtggtattGGTAGCTGCGTTCGAAGCGAGGTCGCTCTCCCGTGGCCGGTAGCGCAGTCGTTCCGACAGTTAAGCGGAcagatcgatattctcgccgcttaactgacaacCAGAGTGTGCTAGGTGAGTTTACGATACTCGTCACCCAAACACGATGGGTATCATAATCACCCTGGCAAGGCGTGATCGATCATCCTCAGCTAACGTGCTAATGGCCACACTTCTCACGAGCCCCAATCCCAAAACTGGATTCCCTGTGGGAGGTGGTGAACGGCGGCCACCCGTTCATCGGACCAACGCGTGTCATCGCGGGGGGAAACGGTAATGGCCGTGTTATGTTATCGTCCATAATAGGGACCCCCGATAATTCGGTAGTGTCCCCCCCATTACGTAGCTGTCCATCATGTACCGAGTACGAGTTGACGGCTGTCTTCGGTACGTCCGAATCTTATCGTTCGATTGGGAAATTGGAGATCTGCGACGCGACAACGAGCCGACAAGTTGGCGGAAGGTGGCACGACATTTCTCCTGATCGTAATCGGGGCCGGCCGCCGTCTACGAGCTGTCGGCCgtcactctctctcgttcATGAGCAGCAATCAAACTCACTTAAGCAGTGTTTTACGTCGCGCGGGTTATGTTTATGAATCAAGCCGATAAGCAAACAGAGGAGAACAGAGCGCGGGGCGGGAGCTGAGCGGTCAAGAGGCCCCCATTGGACGCGTTGTCCGAGCAATTGGTGTTATGTTTGTGGTATGAAGATAAGGAAACCCGGTCGCACGTCGTCGATCACTATTATCAGCGTTCGTCACGGACGAAAGTAGTATAAAAAGCGGCCCCGTTGAGAGTGGACGCAAGTTCCGTTTGGAAGTTTTGAGAGAACGGCAACCCCGGATACCACCCGGAACTGAGAAGACTCGGAAGCAGAAGCCGATCTGCAGGATGCGTGGCCTCGTGTGTCTAGTGCTGGCGGCCTTGACCGTGGCCGTGAGTGGTCAGTTCGATACGCACCAGTGGGCCGACCGGAGCGGCATCGTGCATCTGTTCGAGTGGAAGTGGAACGACATTGCGCAGGAGTGCGAGAACTACCTGGCCCCGCACGGGTTCGCCGGCGTGCAGGTATCCCCGCCGACCGAGAATGCCATCGTGCTGAGTCCGTTCCGGCCGTGGTGGGAGCGTTATCAGCCAATCTCGTACCATCTGAATACGCGGTCCGGAAGCGAGGCCGAGTTCGCGTCGATGGTGCGCCGTTGCAACAACGTCGGCGTGCGGATCTACGTCGATCTGGTCATCAACCATATGGCGGCTATCAGCACGAACGGCGGAACGGGTGGTTCGACGGCCAACGCCGGCGGCATGAGCTTCCCGGCCGTGCCGTACAGCGTGACCGACTTCAACCCGGTCTGCTCGATCTACGACTACAACAACCCGAACGAGGTGCGCAACTGTCAGCTCGTGGGCCTGCCGGATCTGAACCAGGGTGTCCAGTGGGTTCGGGACCGTATTGTTGATCTGATGAACAAGATGGTCGGGTACGGAGTGGCCGGGTACCGCGTCGATGCCGTCAAGCATATGTGGCCGGGCGATCTGCAGGCGATCTACAGCCGCATGAACAATCTGCCAACGGACCATGGGTTCCCGCCGAACGCACGGCCCTTCATCACGCAGGAGGTAATCGATCTGGGCGCTGAGGCGATCACCAAGTACGAGTACACGCATCTCGGAACGGTCACGGAGTTCCGCTTTTCGGCCGAGATTGGTCGGGCGTTCCGCGGCCACAACCAGCTCCGCTGGCTCGTCAACTGGGGACCCGAGTGGGGCTTCCTGCAGTCCCACTTGGCCCTGGTGTTCGTCGACAATCACGACAACCAGCGGGGTCATGGGGCGGGCGGTGACGAAGTGCTCACGCACAAGGTGCCGAAGAACTACAAGATGGCGAGCGCCTTCATGTTGGCCC is drawn from Anopheles cruzii unplaced genomic scaffold, idAnoCruzAS_RS32_06 scaffold00590_ctg1, whole genome shotgun sequence and contains these coding sequences:
- the LOC128276130 gene encoding alpha-amylase 2-like translates to MRGLVCLVLAALTVAVSGQFDTHQWADRSGIVHLFEWKWNDIAQECENYLAPHGFAGVQVSPPTENAIVLSPFRPWWERYQPISYHLNTRSGSEAEFASMVRRCNNVGVRIYVDLVINHMAAISTNGGTGGSTANAGGMSFPAVPYSVTDFNPVCSIYDYNNPNEVRNCQLVGLPDLNQGVQWVRDRIVDLMNKMVGYGVAGYRVDAVKHMWPGDLQAIYSRMNNLPTDHGFPPNARPFITQEVIDLGAEAITKYEYTHLGTVTEFRFSAEIGRAFRGHNQLRWLVNWGPEWGFLQSHLALVFVDNHDNQRGHGAGGDEVLTHKVPKNYKMASAFMLAHPFGIVRIMSSFTFNDGDQGPPQDAAGNLLSPTFNADGSCGGGWACEHRWRQITNMVGFRNAVSGTGLNDWWDNGGNQIAFCRGGRGFVAFNLEGYDLNQSLQTCLSAGTYCNVISGSKSGNSCTGTTVTVGGDGRANIFIAANAEDGVLAIHANAKL